Proteins encoded by one window of Pseudomonas sp. PSKL.D1:
- the dnaE gene encoding DNA polymerase III subunit alpha codes for MSVPFVHLRVHSEFSLVDGLVRIKPLAKALAGMNMPAVAITDQSNMCSLVKFYKTAMGAGIKPICGADLWLAAADPEAPLSRICFLAMDPKGYRNLTELISRGWTDGQRNGLVILQREWIAPASEGLIALSAGKEGDIGMALMAGKSAEAEALLQDWMGMFPDRFYVELQRTNRAGDEEYVHAAVALADKLGAPLVATNDVRFVKQSDFDAHETRVCIGEGWTLDDPRRPRGYSDQQYLKSADEMAELFSDLPDAIANTVEIAKRCNIQVQLGKYFLPDFPTPNGMGIDDYLRHVSHEGLEERLAVLWPKDTTPNYEEKRQVYLDRLKFELDIIIQMGFPGYFLIVMDFIKWAKNNDVPVGPGRGSGAGSLVAYVLKITDLDPLAYDLLFERFLNPERISMPDFDVDFCMDGRDRVIDYVAEAYGRNAVSQIITFGTMAAKAVVRDVARVQGKSYGLADRLSKMIPFEVGMTLEKAYEQEEILRDFLKGDEDAREIWDMALKLEGVTRGTGKHAGGVVIAPTKLTDFSPIACDEEGGGLVTQFDKDDVEAAGLVKFDFLGLRTLTIIKWAMEIINREQAKQNLPDVNIDFIPLDDRKTYELLQKAETTAVFQLESRGMKELIKKLKPDCLEDLIALVALFRPGPLQSGMVDDFINRKHGRAELAYPHSDYQYEGLKPVLAPTYGIILYQEQVMQIAQVMAGYTLGGADMLRRAMGKKKPEEMAKQRGGFIEGCVANNIDADLAGNIFDLVEKFAGYGFNKSHSAAYGLVSYQTAWLKTHYPAPFMAAVLSADMHNTDKVVVLVEEVRSMKLRLDAPDVNFSDFKFTVNNDGRIVYGLGAIKGVGEGPVEAIVEARAQGGPFKDLFDFCERIDLKRVNKRTLDALIRSGALDRLGPHFHDELKAYHANIDLNRATLISALGEAIKAAEQAAHTADSGHVDLFGGMFDEADVDVYANHRKVRELTLKERLKGEKDTLGLYLTGHPIDEYETEIRRFARQRIVDLKPARDTQTIAGMIIALRVMKNKKGDKMGFVTLDDRSGRIEASLFADAFMAAQSLLQTDAMVVVEGEVSNDDFSGGLRLRVKTVMTMEDARTKLAESLRLKVAHEALKGDRLKWLGELITRHRGACPITLEYTGSDAKAMLQFGEQWCIDPADGLIQALRDQFGRENVFLQYR; via the coding sequence ATGTCGGTACCCTTCGTTCACCTGCGCGTCCACTCCGAATTCTCGCTGGTAGACGGCCTGGTGCGGATCAAGCCGCTGGCCAAGGCGCTGGCGGGTATGAACATGCCCGCGGTGGCGATCACCGACCAGAGCAACATGTGCTCGCTGGTGAAGTTCTACAAGACCGCGATGGGTGCCGGTATCAAGCCGATCTGCGGTGCCGACCTTTGGTTGGCGGCGGCCGACCCCGAGGCGCCGCTTTCGCGCATCTGCTTCCTGGCCATGGACCCCAAGGGCTACCGCAACCTCACCGAGTTGATCTCGCGTGGCTGGACGGATGGCCAGCGCAACGGCCTGGTCATCCTCCAGCGTGAATGGATTGCCCCGGCCAGCGAGGGGCTGATAGCCCTTTCCGCAGGCAAGGAAGGCGATATCGGCATGGCGCTCATGGCCGGTAAAAGCGCTGAGGCAGAGGCACTGCTGCAAGACTGGATGGGCATGTTCCCGGACCGTTTCTACGTCGAACTGCAGCGCACCAACCGTGCCGGTGACGAAGAATACGTGCACGCCGCCGTAGCCTTGGCTGACAAGCTGGGTGCACCGCTGGTTGCCACCAACGATGTACGCTTCGTCAAACAGTCCGACTTCGACGCCCACGAAACCCGCGTCTGCATTGGTGAGGGCTGGACCCTCGACGACCCGCGTCGCCCGCGTGGCTACAGCGACCAGCAGTACCTGAAATCGGCCGATGAAATGGCGGAACTGTTCAGCGACCTGCCCGACGCCATCGCCAACACCGTCGAGATTGCCAAGCGCTGCAACATTCAGGTGCAGTTGGGCAAATACTTCCTGCCCGACTTCCCAACGCCCAATGGCATGGGGATCGACGACTACCTGCGCCATGTTTCCCACGAAGGCCTGGAAGAGCGCCTGGCCGTCCTGTGGCCCAAGGACACCACGCCCAATTACGAAGAAAAACGTCAGGTTTACCTGGACCGCCTGAAGTTCGAACTGGACATCATCATCCAGATGGGCTTCCCGGGTTACTTCCTGATCGTAATGGACTTCATCAAGTGGGCGAAGAACAACGATGTGCCGGTAGGCCCCGGCCGAGGCTCGGGTGCTGGTTCGCTGGTCGCCTACGTGCTGAAAATTACCGACCTCGACCCGCTTGCGTATGACTTGCTGTTCGAGCGTTTCCTCAACCCTGAACGTATTTCCATGCCCGACTTCGACGTCGACTTCTGCATGGACGGCCGTGACCGGGTAATTGATTACGTTGCTGAAGCTTACGGCCGGAATGCGGTAAGCCAGATCATCACCTTCGGTACCATGGCCGCCAAGGCGGTGGTGCGCGACGTGGCGCGTGTGCAGGGCAAGTCCTATGGCCTGGCCGACCGCTTGTCGAAGATGATCCCGTTTGAAGTGGGCATGACCCTGGAGAAGGCCTACGAGCAGGAAGAAATCCTGCGCGACTTCCTCAAGGGCGACGAAGATGCCCGCGAGATCTGGGACATGGCCCTGAAGCTTGAAGGCGTTACGCGCGGTACCGGTAAGCACGCCGGTGGCGTGGTAATTGCGCCGACCAAGCTGACGGACTTTTCGCCCATCGCCTGCGATGAAGAGGGCGGCGGCCTGGTTACCCAGTTCGACAAGGACGATGTCGAAGCAGCCGGCCTCGTCAAGTTCGACTTCCTGGGCCTGCGAACGCTGACCATCATCAAGTGGGCGATGGAAATCATCAACCGCGAGCAGGCCAAGCAGAACCTGCCCGACGTCAACATCGACTTCATCCCGCTGGATGACCGCAAGACTTACGAGCTGTTGCAAAAGGCCGAAACCACGGCGGTGTTCCAGCTTGAATCGCGCGGCATGAAAGAGCTGATCAAAAAGCTCAAGCCCGACTGCCTGGAAGACCTCATCGCACTGGTGGCACTGTTCCGCCCGGGCCCGCTGCAGTCGGGCATGGTGGACGACTTCATCAACCGCAAGCACGGCCGCGCCGAGCTGGCCTACCCGCACTCGGACTACCAGTACGAAGGGCTCAAGCCGGTACTGGCGCCCACCTACGGCATCATCCTGTATCAGGAACAGGTGATGCAGATTGCACAGGTGATGGCAGGCTATACCCTCGGCGGTGCCGACATGCTTCGTCGAGCCATGGGTAAGAAAAAGCCCGAGGAGATGGCCAAGCAGCGTGGCGGTTTCATCGAAGGTTGCGTCGCCAACAATATCGATGCGGATCTGGCCGGTAACATCTTCGACCTGGTAGAAAAGTTCGCAGGTTACGGCTTCAACAAATCCCACTCGGCCGCGTATGGCCTGGTGTCGTACCAGACCGCCTGGCTGAAGACGCACTACCCCGCGCCGTTCATGGCAGCGGTGCTGTCGGCGGATATGCACAACACCGACAAGGTGGTGGTGCTGGTCGAGGAAGTGCGCAGCATGAAGCTGCGCCTGGATGCGCCGGACGTGAACTTCTCCGACTTCAAGTTCACCGTGAACAACGACGGCCGCATCGTGTATGGGCTGGGCGCGATCAAGGGGGTCGGTGAGGGGCCGGTGGAGGCCATCGTTGAAGCGCGTGCCCAGGGCGGCCCGTTCAAGGACTTGTTCGACTTCTGTGAGCGTATCGACCTCAAACGGGTCAACAAACGTACCCTGGACGCGCTGATCCGCAGTGGTGCACTGGACCGCCTCGGGCCGCACTTCCATGACGAACTCAAGGCCTACCACGCCAACATCGACCTCAACCGGGCTACGTTGATTTCCGCCCTTGGCGAGGCAATCAAGGCAGCCGAGCAGGCCGCCCATACCGCTGACAGCGGTCACGTCGACCTGTTTGGCGGTATGTTCGATGAGGCTGACGTTGATGTTTATGCCAACCACCGCAAGGTGCGCGAGCTGACCCTCAAAGAACGCCTCAAGGGTGAAAAAGACACCTTGGGTCTGTACCTGACCGGCCACCCGATCGACGAGTACGAAACCGAAATCCGCCGTTTCGCCCGCCAGCGCATCGTCGACCTCAAGCCGGCCCGTGATACCCAGACTATCGCCGGCATGATCATTGCCCTGCGGGTAATGAAGAACAAGAAGGGCGACAAGATGGGCTTCGTCACCCTCGACGACCGCTCCGGGCGCATTGAGGCTTCACTGTTCGCCGATGCCTTCATGGCGGCACAGTCATTGCTTCAGACCGATGCGATGGTGGTGGTGGAAGGGGAGGTCAGTAACGACGACTTCTCGGGTGGCCTGCGCCTGCGGGTCAAAACGGTGATGACCATGGAGGACGCGCGCACCAAGCTGGCCGAGAGCCTGCGCCTGAAAGTGGCGCACGAAGCGCTCAAGGGCGACCGCCTGAAGTGGCTGGGCGAGTTGATTACCCGTCACCGTGGTGCTTGCCCGATCACGCTGGAGTACACCGGCAGCGACGCCAAGGCCATGCTGCAGTTTGGCGAGCAGTGGTGTATCGACCCGGCAGATGGCTTGATTCAGGCGCTGCGTGACCAGTTCGGGCGTGAGAACGTCTTCCTGCAATATCGTTGA
- the rnhB gene encoding ribonuclease HII has product MQIGLDFNLVEDLVAGVDEVGRGPLCGAVVTAAVILDPARPILGLNDSKKLTEAKREALFEEICEKALSFCIARAEVEEIDRLNILHATMLAMQRAVEGLHVTPKLALIDGNRCPKLAVPAAPVVKGDSKVPAIAAASILAKVTRDREMSAFELIYPGYGIGGHKGYPTAAHLEALARLGPTPIHRRSFAPVRAALEARANLVSTLL; this is encoded by the coding sequence ATGCAAATTGGACTCGACTTCAACCTGGTCGAAGACCTCGTTGCCGGAGTTGACGAAGTGGGCCGTGGGCCGCTGTGTGGTGCTGTGGTGACGGCGGCGGTCATTCTGGACCCAGCCCGACCAATTCTGGGCCTGAACGACTCGAAAAAGCTCACCGAGGCCAAGCGCGAGGCGCTGTTCGAGGAGATTTGCGAAAAAGCCCTCAGCTTTTGCATTGCCCGCGCCGAAGTGGAGGAAATCGACCGCCTGAACATCCTGCACGCCACCATGCTGGCCATGCAGCGGGCAGTGGAAGGGTTGCACGTAACGCCCAAGCTTGCATTGATCGATGGCAACCGCTGCCCCAAGCTGGCTGTGCCTGCTGCGCCGGTGGTCAAGGGCGATAGCAAGGTGCCCGCTATTGCGGCGGCTTCAATTCTCGCCAAAGTGACCCGTGACCGGGAGATGAGTGCGTTTGAACTGATCTACCCGGGTTACGGAATAGGCGGGCACAAAGGCTACCCCACGGCCGCGCACCTTGAAGCCTTGGCGCGTCTGGGGCCAACCCCGATTCATCGGCGTTCATTCGCACCGGTGCGAGCCGCTTTGGAGGCGCGTGCAAACCTTGTGTCTACCCTGCTATAG
- the lpxB gene encoding lipid-A-disaccharide synthase, whose protein sequence is MAQLCVALVAGEASGDILGSGLMRALKARHPDVRFIGVGGPLMEAEGLQSYFPMERLAVMGLVEVLGRLRELLKRRKLLIETLIAEKPDVFIGIDAPDFTLNIELKLRQVGIKTVHYVSPSVWAWRQKRVLKIREGCDLMLTLLPFEARFYEEQGVPVRFVGHPLADTIPLNADRQAARSELGLVEGPIVALMPGSRGGEVGRLGALFLDAAQRLCEQVPGVRFVLPCANPARRAQIEQMLQGRDLPLTLLDGQSHQALAACNAVLIASGTATLEALLYKRPMVVAYRLAPLTYWILKRLVKSPYVSLPNLLAQRELVPELLQDAATSEALAQKMVPLIADGSQQTESFDQIHRSLRRDASNQAADAVLALLKDR, encoded by the coding sequence ATGGCCCAGCTTTGCGTAGCCCTGGTCGCGGGTGAGGCCAGCGGCGATATTCTCGGTTCCGGCCTGATGCGCGCCTTGAAGGCGCGCCATCCCGATGTGCGGTTCATCGGTGTCGGCGGGCCGTTGATGGAGGCTGAAGGCCTGCAATCGTACTTCCCCATGGAGCGCCTGGCGGTCATGGGGTTGGTCGAGGTGCTGGGGCGCCTGCGTGAGCTCTTGAAGCGGCGCAAGCTGCTGATCGAGACGCTGATCGCCGAGAAGCCTGATGTGTTCATCGGCATTGACGCCCCTGACTTCACCTTGAATATCGAATTGAAGCTGCGTCAGGTCGGCATCAAGACCGTTCACTACGTCAGCCCGTCGGTTTGGGCCTGGCGGCAGAAGCGGGTGCTGAAAATTCGCGAAGGCTGCGACCTGATGCTTACCCTGTTGCCCTTCGAGGCGCGCTTCTATGAAGAGCAGGGTGTTCCCGTTCGTTTTGTTGGCCACCCGCTTGCAGACACGATTCCGTTGAATGCCGATCGTCAGGCTGCACGCAGTGAGCTTGGCTTGGTTGAAGGGCCCATCGTGGCATTGATGCCCGGTAGCCGTGGCGGCGAAGTTGGGCGCCTTGGTGCCTTGTTCCTTGATGCTGCCCAGCGTTTGTGCGAGCAGGTGCCGGGCGTGCGCTTCGTGTTGCCTTGTGCCAACCCTGCGCGTCGTGCCCAGATCGAGCAAATGCTCCAGGGCCGTGACTTACCCTTGACCTTGCTGGATGGCCAGTCGCATCAGGCACTGGCAGCGTGTAACGCAGTGTTGATCGCGTCAGGTACCGCTACGCTGGAGGCGCTGTTGTACAAGCGGCCGATGGTCGTGGCTTACCGTCTTGCGCCGTTGACCTACTGGATTCTCAAGCGCCTGGTAAAGAGCCCTTACGTGTCGCTGCCAAACCTGCTGGCTCAGCGCGAGTTGGTGCCTGAGTTGCTGCAGGATGCCGCTACCAGTGAGGCCCTGGCGCAAAAGATGGTACCGCTGATCGCCGATGGCAGCCAACAGACCGAAAGCTTCGACCAGATTCACCGCAGCCTGCGTCGCGATGCCTCCAACCAGGCGGCCGACGCGGTGCTGGCCTTGCTCAAGGACCGTTGA
- the lpxA gene encoding acyl-ACP--UDP-N-acetylglucosamine O-acyltransferase: protein MSSIDPRAIIDPSAKLAEGVEVGPWSIIGPDVEIGEGTVIGPHVVLKGPTRIGKHNRIYQFSSIGEDTPDLKYKGEPTRLVIGDHNVIREGVTIHRGTVQDRSETTLGDHNLIMAYAHIGHDSVIGNHCILVNNTALAGHVHVGDWAILSGFTLVHQYCHIGAHAFSGMGTAIGKDVPAFVTVFGSPAEARSMNFEGMRRRGFSDEAIHALRRSYKIVYRQGLTTEEAIKELDELAGQYPEVELFRQSILNSARGITR from the coding sequence ATGAGTTCGATTGATCCACGTGCGATCATCGACCCTTCGGCCAAGCTGGCCGAGGGTGTCGAGGTCGGCCCGTGGTCGATCATCGGCCCGGATGTGGAGATTGGCGAAGGTACTGTCATCGGCCCGCATGTGGTGCTTAAAGGGCCGACCCGTATCGGCAAGCACAACCGTATTTACCAGTTTTCCTCGATTGGTGAAGACACCCCTGACCTCAAGTACAAGGGCGAGCCTACGCGCCTGGTCATTGGTGACCACAACGTGATTCGCGAAGGTGTGACCATCCATCGCGGTACCGTTCAGGACCGCTCGGAAACCACCTTGGGCGATCACAACCTGATCATGGCGTACGCCCACATCGGGCATGACAGTGTCATTGGCAACCATTGCATTCTGGTCAATAACACGGCGCTGGCGGGCCATGTGCACGTAGGTGACTGGGCAATCCTGTCCGGCTTTACCCTGGTTCACCAGTACTGCCATATCGGCGCCCACGCGTTTTCCGGCATGGGCACGGCAATTGGCAAAGACGTACCGGCGTTCGTCACGGTGTTCGGCAGCCCGGCCGAAGCCCGCAGCATGAACTTCGAAGGCATGCGCCGTCGTGGGTTCAGCGACGAGGCCATCCATGCCCTGCGCCGTTCCTACAAGATCGTTTATCGTCAGGGGCTGACCACTGAGGAAGCGATCAAGGAACTGGATGAGCTGGCAGGCCAGTATCCGGAGGTCGAGCTGTTCCGTCAGTCGATCCTGAACTCCGCCCGCGGCATCACCCGCTGA
- the fabZ gene encoding 3-hydroxyacyl-ACP dehydratase FabZ, translating into MMDINEIREYLPHRYPFLLVDRVTDLDFEAQSIRAYKNVSINEPFFNGHFPAHPIMPGVLIIEAMAQAAGILGFKMLDAKPADGTLYYFVGSDKLRFRQPVLPGDQLVLEAKFLSRKSMIWKFECRALVDGKPVCSAEITCAERSL; encoded by the coding sequence ATGATGGACATCAACGAGATTCGCGAATACCTGCCTCACCGTTACCCGTTCCTGCTGGTGGACCGAGTGACGGATCTGGACTTCGAGGCCCAGAGCATTCGTGCCTACAAGAATGTCAGCATCAACGAGCCGTTCTTCAATGGCCATTTCCCGGCGCACCCGATCATGCCGGGCGTCCTGATCATCGAAGCCATGGCCCAGGCGGCCGGCATCCTGGGCTTCAAGATGCTCGATGCCAAGCCGGCTGATGGCACCTTGTACTACTTCGTTGGCTCCGACAAACTGCGTTTCCGCCAACCGGTGCTGCCGGGTGATCAGCTCGTTCTGGAGGCCAAGTTCCTCAGCCGCAAGAGCATGATCTGGAAATTCGAGTGCCGTGCGCTGGTCGATGGCAAGCCGGTCTGCTCGGCCGAAATCACTTGCGCGGAACGCTCCCTATGA
- the lpxD gene encoding UDP-3-O-(3-hydroxymyristoyl)glucosamine N-acyltransferase, with amino-acid sequence MTLTMTLGQLAEALGAELKGPEALPITGLATLQEAGPGQLSFLANPQYRKYLENCQAAAVLLKAADAEGFAGNALIVADPYLAYARISHLFDPKPKAVAGIHPSAVVAEDAQVDASASIGPFAVIESGARIGANVSIGAHCVVGARCVVGEGGWLAPRVTLYHDVTIGKRVVIQSGAVIGGEGFGFANEKGVWRKIAQIGGVTIGDDVEIGVNTAVDRGALSDTRIADGVKLDNQIQIAHNVQIGEHTAMAACVGISGSTRIGKHCTIAGGVGMVGHIDVCDNVFVSGMTMVTRSITEPGAYSSGTAMQPLADWRKSAARIRQLDDMSKRLQQLEKRVDTVTSGGQPASEG; translated from the coding sequence ATGACCTTAACCATGACGCTCGGCCAGCTGGCCGAGGCCCTCGGGGCCGAACTCAAAGGCCCCGAGGCGCTGCCGATCACCGGGCTGGCCACCTTGCAGGAGGCCGGGCCCGGGCAGTTGAGCTTCCTCGCCAACCCGCAATACCGCAAATACCTGGAAAACTGCCAGGCTGCTGCGGTGTTGTTGAAGGCGGCGGATGCCGAGGGCTTTGCCGGCAATGCCCTGATCGTTGCGGACCCGTACCTGGCATATGCGCGCATTTCCCACCTGTTCGACCCGAAACCCAAGGCTGTAGCGGGAATTCATCCCAGCGCCGTGGTAGCCGAGGACGCCCAGGTGGATGCAAGCGCCAGCATCGGGCCATTCGCCGTGATCGAAAGCGGTGCCCGCATCGGGGCCAATGTCAGTATCGGTGCGCACTGTGTTGTCGGTGCGCGTTGCGTGGTGGGTGAGGGTGGCTGGCTTGCACCTCGCGTCACGCTGTATCACGACGTGACCATTGGCAAGCGTGTGGTCATTCAATCCGGCGCCGTAATTGGTGGCGAGGGCTTCGGCTTTGCCAACGAGAAGGGCGTATGGCGCAAAATTGCCCAGATCGGCGGCGTCACTATCGGTGATGACGTTGAAATCGGCGTGAATACTGCTGTGGACCGGGGCGCGCTGTCCGACACGCGCATCGCTGACGGGGTCAAGCTCGACAACCAGATCCAGATTGCCCACAACGTGCAGATCGGTGAACACACGGCCATGGCCGCTTGTGTCGGCATTTCCGGCAGCACGCGTATCGGCAAGCACTGTACCATTGCGGGCGGTGTGGGCATGGTTGGCCACATCGATGTGTGCGATAACGTATTCGTTTCCGGGATGACCATGGTGACCCGTTCCATCACCGAACCGGGTGCCTATTCTTCCGGTACTGCCATGCAGCCATTGGCTGACTGGCGTAAGAGCGCCGCGCGTATTCGTCAGCTGGATGACATGTCCAAGCGTCTCCAGCAGCTGGAAAAACGTGTCGATACCGTGACCTCAGGTGGCCAGCCGGCATCAGAAGGCTGA
- a CDS encoding OmpH family outer membrane protein yields MRKLTQLAVVAAALVATPAFAEMKVAVLNYQMALLESDAAKKYAVDAEKKFGPQLTKLKTLESSAKGIQDRLIKGGDKMAQPERERLELEFKQKARDFQFQSKELNEAKAVADRDMLKQLKPKLDGAVEEVIKKGGFDLVLERGAVIDVKPQYDITRQVIERMNQAR; encoded by the coding sequence GTGCGTAAGTTGACCCAACTGGCCGTAGTGGCCGCGGCGCTGGTCGCCACCCCGGCTTTCGCCGAAATGAAAGTTGCCGTCCTGAACTATCAGATGGCCCTGCTCGAGTCCGACGCGGCCAAGAAATACGCCGTTGATGCCGAGAAGAAGTTCGGCCCGCAACTGACCAAGCTCAAGACGCTGGAAAGCAGCGCCAAGGGTATCCAGGACCGTCTGATCAAAGGCGGCGACAAGATGGCCCAGCCAGAGCGTGAGCGCCTGGAGCTTGAATTCAAGCAAAAGGCCCGTGACTTCCAGTTCCAGTCCAAAGAGCTGAACGAAGCCAAAGCTGTTGCTGACCGCGACATGCTCAAGCAGCTCAAGCCAAAGCTGGACGGTGCAGTCGAGGAAGTGATCAAGAAGGGCGGGTTCGACCTGGTTCTCGAGCGTGGCGCGGTCATCGATGTCAAACCTCAGTACGACATCACCCGCCAGGTCATCGAGCGCATGAACCAAGCGCGTTGA
- the bamA gene encoding outer membrane protein assembly factor BamA, with amino-acid sequence MKRLMLTAVMSALMIAEVHAESFTISDIRVNGLQRVSAGSVFGALPLNVGDQADDRRLVESTRSLFKTGFFQDIQLNRDGNVLIINVVERPSVSSIEIEGNKAISTEDLMKGLKQSGLAEGEIFQRATLEGVRNELQRQYVAQGRYSAEVDAEVVPQPRNRVALKIKINEGTVAAIQHINIVGNTVFDDETLAQLFELKTTNWLSFFKNDDKYAREKLSGDLERLRSYYLDRGYINMDIASTQVSITPDKKHVYITVNVNEGEKYTVRDVKLSGDLKVPEDQVKSLLLVQPGQVFSRKVMTTTSELITRRLGNEGYTFANVNGVPQPNDEDHTVDILFVVDPGKRAYVNRINYRGNTKTEDEVLRREMRQMEGGWASTYLIDQSKTRLERLGFFKEVNVETPPVPGTDDQVDVNYSVEEQASGSITASVGFAQSAGLILGGSISQTNFLGTGNKVSIGLTRSEYQTRYNFGFVDPYFTADGVSLGYNAFYRSTDYDDLDVDVASYAVDSLGAGVSLGYPISETSRLTYGLSVQQDKIKTGRYTVDEIFDFLEEEGDNFLNFKASIGWSESTLNKGVLATRGHSQSLTLETTVPGSDLSFYKLDYRGQLFKPITNDYTLRLHTELGYGDGFGGTSGLPFYENYYAGGFNSVRGFKDSSLGPRSTPSNGSNPGTIADPDQDPLPFGGNVLVQGGVELLFPLPFVKDQRSLRTSVFWDVGNVFDTNCGSKPDCAKVGFSDMASSVGLGVTWITALGPLSFSLAMPVKKPDDADTQVFQFSLGQTF; translated from the coding sequence ATGAAACGTCTGATGCTAACTGCGGTCATGTCCGCATTGATGATCGCTGAAGTTCACGCCGAGTCCTTCACCATCTCCGATATTCGTGTCAACGGCCTGCAGCGGGTGTCCGCTGGCAGCGTGTTTGGCGCCTTGCCGCTGAACGTGGGTGATCAGGCCGACGACCGCCGCCTGGTGGAATCGACCCGTTCGCTGTTCAAGACCGGCTTCTTCCAGGACATTCAGCTGAACCGCGATGGCAACGTCCTGATCATCAACGTGGTCGAGCGCCCGTCGGTGTCTAGCATCGAGATCGAAGGTAACAAGGCCATCAGCACCGAAGACCTGATGAAGGGCCTGAAGCAGTCGGGCCTGGCCGAAGGCGAGATCTTCCAGCGTGCCACCCTTGAAGGCGTGCGTAACGAACTGCAGCGCCAGTACGTGGCCCAGGGCCGCTACTCGGCCGAAGTCGACGCCGAAGTGGTGCCGCAGCCGCGCAACCGCGTGGCGCTGAAGATCAAGATCAACGAAGGCACGGTTGCGGCCATCCAGCACATCAACATCGTCGGTAACACCGTGTTCGACGATGAAACGCTGGCCCAGCTGTTCGAGCTGAAGACCACCAACTGGCTGTCGTTCTTCAAGAACGACGACAAGTACGCCCGCGAAAAACTGTCCGGTGACCTGGAACGCCTGCGTTCCTACTACCTGGACCGCGGCTACATCAACATGGACATCGCGTCCACCCAGGTGTCGATCACCCCGGACAAGAAGCACGTCTACATCACCGTCAACGTCAACGAAGGCGAGAAGTACACCGTTCGCGACGTGAAGTTGTCCGGTGACCTGAAGGTGCCGGAAGACCAGGTCAAGTCGCTGCTGCTGGTGCAGCCGGGCCAGGTGTTCTCGCGCAAGGTGATGACCACCACCTCCGAGCTGATCACCCGCCGCCTGGGCAACGAAGGCTACACCTTCGCCAACGTCAACGGCGTGCCGCAACCGAACGATGAAGACCACACCGTCGACATCCTGTTCGTGGTCGACCCGGGCAAGCGTGCCTACGTCAACCGCATCAACTACCGCGGCAACACCAAGACCGAAGACGAAGTACTGCGCCGCGAAATGCGCCAGATGGAAGGTGGCTGGGCCTCGACCTACCTGATCGACCAGTCCAAGACCCGCCTGGAGCGCCTGGGCTTCTTCAAGGAAGTCAACGTCGAAACGCCGCCAGTACCGGGCACTGACGACCAGGTTGACGTCAACTACAGCGTCGAAGAACAAGCTTCGGGCTCGATCACCGCGTCGGTCGGTTTCGCCCAGAGCGCGGGCCTGATCCTGGGCGGTTCGATCAGCCAGACCAACTTCCTGGGTACCGGTAACAAGGTGTCCATTGGCCTGACCCGTTCCGAATACCAGACCCGCTACAACTTCGGCTTCGTGGACCCCTACTTCACCGCCGATGGTGTGAGCCTGGGCTACAACGCCTTCTACCGCAGCACCGACTACGACGACCTCGACGTCGACGTGGCCAGCTATGCGGTGGACAGCCTGGGTGCCGGTGTCAGCCTGGGCTACCCGATCAGCGAGACTTCGCGTCTGACCTATGGCCTGAGCGTGCAGCAGGACAAGATCAAGACCGGCCGTTACACAGTTGACGAAATCTTCGACTTCCTTGAAGAAGAGGGCGACAACTTCCTCAACTTCAAGGCGTCGATCGGCTGGTCCGAGTCCACCTTGAACAAAGGTGTGCTGGCAACGCGTGGTCACTCCCAGAGCCTGACCCTGGAAACCACCGTGCCAGGCAGTGACCTGTCGTTCTACAAGCTCGACTACCGTGGTCAGCTGTTCAAGCCAATTACCAATGACTACACCCTGCGCCTGCACACCGAGTTGGGCTATGGTGATGGTTTCGGCGGTACTTCTGGCTTGCCGTTCTATGAAAACTACTACGCGGGTGGTTTCAACTCCGTCCGTGGCTTCAAGGACAGCAGCTTGGGCCCACGCAGTACGCCGAGTAACGGTAGCAACCCAGGTACCATTGCCGACCCGGACCAGGATCCGCTGCCGTTCGGTGGCAACGTGCTGGTACAAGGCGGTGTGGAGCTGCTCTTCCCGCTGCCGTTCGTCAAGGACCAGCGTTCCCTGCGCACTTCCGTATTCTGGGACGTGGGTAACGTGTTCGATACCAATTGCGGCAGCAAGCCGGACTGCGCGAAGGTCGGGTTCTCGGACATGGCCAGCTCCGTTGGTCTGGGCGTAACCTGGATCACTGCCCTGGGCCCGTTGAGCTTCAGCCTGGCGATGCCGGTGAAGAAGCCGGACGATGCCGATACCCAGGTGTTCCAATTCTCTCTGGGCCAGACCTTCTAA